A stretch of the Camarhynchus parvulus chromosome 4, STF_HiC, whole genome shotgun sequence genome encodes the following:
- the SLC34A2 gene encoding sodium-dependent phosphate transport protein 2B, with amino-acid sequence MAPWPEVEKPETNNYIGDSSKQNQNMAGKEGENHKGNVASLGNKGEIQPAFSTVALIDETRPEEEDPWALPELQDTGVKWSDLDTKGKVIRVLYGIGKFHMLLGLLYMFVCSLDVLSSAFQLVGGKAAGDIFKDDSVLSNPVAGLVIGVLVTVMVQSSSTSSSIIVSMVSSTLLTVRAAIPIIMGANIGTSVTNTIVALMQAGDRNEFRRAFAAATIHDFFNWLAVFALLPIEVITGYLYHLTNVIVDSFRLESGEDAPELLKVITDPFTKLIIELDKSVINAIAMNDESAKNKSLVKIWCVTETNVTLQNVTIPPSENCTSPDFCWTEGNVTWTLKNITETDYISKCQHIFVDSDLPDLGIGLILLALSLLVLCSCLIAIVKLLNSVLKGQVASVIKKTINTDFPFPFTWLAGYLAMLAGAGMTFVVQSSSVFTSAITPLVGIGVISIERSYPLTLGANIGTTTTAILAALASPGSTLKYSLQIALCHFFFNVSGIILFYPIPYTRLPIRMSKTLGNISAQYRWFSIFYLLLCFFLLPLFVFALSLAGWGVLLGVCLPQFLLFIAVVVINVMQKRRPHSLPEKLQNWDFLPVWMHSLEPWDNMLMASLAFCGKHCCGFCKCCKVNVEQEGAKDNQLKTMEVYENTMAMADDGGRRAPAVACVDKTGTNNTAL; translated from the exons ATGGCTCCCTGGCCGGAGGTAGAAAAGCCCGAAACCAATAACTATATTGGGGACtcttccaaacaaaaccagaacatggctgggaaagaaggagaaaatcacAAAG GCAACGTGGCTTCACTTGGAAATAAGGGGGAAATTCAACCTGCATTTTCCACAGTAGCTTTGATAGATGAGACAAGACCAGAAGAAGAAGACCCGTGGGCTCTGCCAGAACTGCAGGACACTGGGGTCAAGTGGTCAG ATCTggacacaaaaggaaaagtcaTTCGTGTACTCTATGGGATAGGGAAGTTCCACATGTTACTTGGATTACTCTACATGTTTGTGTGTTCTCTGGATGTACTGAGTTCTGCTTTTCAACTGGTAGGAG GTAAAGCAGCAGGGGACATATTTAAAGATGACTCAGTGCTCTCAAATCCTGTTGCGGGACTGGTGATTGGAGTTCTGGTGACTGTGATGGTCCAGAGTTCCAGCACCTCTTCGTCCATCATAGTCAGCATGGTGTCCTCCACAT TGCTGACTGTTAGAGCAGCTATTCCTATCATCATGGGAGCAAACATTGGCACCTCAGTTACAAACACAATTGTGGCACTTATGCAAGCTGGGGACAGGAATGAATTTAGAAG AGCCTTTGCTGCGGCAACAATCCATGATTTCTTTAACTGGTTGGCTGTGTTTGCACTGTTACCCATTGAAGTCATTACTGGCTATCTCTACCATCTCACCAATGTTATAGTTGACTCCTTTCGCCTTGAAAGTGGTGAGGATGCTCCAGAGCTACTAAAAGTTATCACAGATCCCTTTACAAAGCTCATCATTGAG CTTGATAAATCAGTAATAAATGCAATTGCCATGAATGATGAAtcagcaaaaaacaaaagcctGGTAAAGATCTGGTGTGTGACTGAAACCAATGTG ACACTGCAGAATGTCACAATTCCACCTTCCGAAAACTGCACATCTCCTGACTTTTGCTGGACTGAAGGAAATGTGACGTGGACCCTCAAGAATATAACTGAAACAGACTATATCAGTAAAT gccAACACATCTTTGTAGACTCAGACCTGCCTGATCTTGGTATTGGGCTCATCCTTCTGGCTTTGTCCCTGCTTGTTCTCTGCTCCTGTTTGATAGCGATCGTTAAGCTATTAAACTCTGTGCTTAAAGGACAAGTGGCCAGTGTTATCAAGAAGACAATCAACACTG attttccatttccttttacTTGGCTCGCTGGATACCTGGCTATGCTTGCAGGGGCTGGTATGACCTTCGTTGTCCAAAGCAGTTCTGTTTTCACATCTGCCATTACACCCCTTGTTG GCATTGGCGTTATAAGCATTGAGCGCTCTTACCCCCTCACCTTGGGAGCCAACATTGGCACAACCACAACAGCTATACTTGCAGCTTTGGCAAGTCCTGGGAgtacattaaaatattcattacaG attgCCTTGTGCCACTTTTTCTTCAATGTCTCTGGGATTATTCTCTTTTATCCGATACCTTATACCCGCCTGCCAATCCGCATGAGCAAGACCTTGGGAAATATATCAGCCCAGTACAGATGgttttctatattttatcttctcctctgtttctttctgttgccTTTGTTTGTATTTGCTCTGTCACTGGCAGGCTGGGGAGTCCTTTTGGGTGTTTGCCTTCCccagtttcttctttttattgctgtggTTGTAATTAATGTTATGCAGAAAAGGCGACCACATTCACTGCCTGAGAAGCTCCAAAACTGGGATTTCCTACCTGTGTGGATGCACTCCCTAGAGCCCTGGGACAATATGCTTATGGCTTCCCTTGCTTTTTGTGGGAAACACTGCTGTGGCTTCTGCAAGTGTTGCAAAGTCAATGTTGAACAGGAGGGTGCCAAAGACAATCAGCTAAAAACTATGGAAGTTTATGAAAACACCATGGCAATGGCTGATGATGGTGGAAGAAGGGCACCAGCTGTAGCCTGTGTTGACAAAACAGGCACAAACAACACAGCCTTATAG